A single genomic interval of Comamonas sp. 26 harbors:
- a CDS encoding methyl-accepting chemotaxis protein: protein MRFSSRLIFCSAAPAALFVFALLSSQWGLTRTQSDFNDYLKNNQAVVAQLQELYAQGLQSGQALRNIVMDPSDKQAVQNLGNARQAYDAAYADLRQRVQGTAMDAAVGDMQALRQAQSAAQDKIAQLAGEDYDAAAAALKNEETPAWRTLREAVLQELKAARDAAEASHQETRSRAQRMQLWSGVLALLAVVVAVALLLVMVRTVRRELGGDPAEARQALRRVADGDLSNTGTGHNLAAQGLMADLQTMRSSLRELVQRVQGASVEMHHASSEIAQGNADLSARTESQASALEETAASMEQLNATVRQNADSAQTANQLAQNASQVAQQGGDVVARVVETMQDINASSSRIADIIGVIDAIAFQTNILALNAAVEAARAGEQGRGFAVVATEVRALAKRSADAAKEIKQLITASVERVEDGSALADQAGSTMGEIVQAIRRVTDIMGEISAASNEQSAGVAQVGEAVTQMDQATQQNAALVEESAAAAEGLRQQAEGLLHAVSRFQLERGAVALR from the coding sequence ATGCGTTTTAGTTCCCGTCTGATTTTTTGCTCGGCTGCTCCTGCAGCCTTGTTTGTTTTTGCCCTGCTTAGCAGTCAATGGGGGCTCACGCGTACCCAGTCTGACTTCAACGATTACCTGAAGAACAACCAGGCCGTGGTGGCGCAGCTGCAAGAGCTGTATGCGCAAGGCCTGCAGTCCGGTCAGGCGCTGCGCAATATCGTGATGGATCCGTCGGACAAGCAGGCCGTGCAGAATCTGGGTAACGCCCGCCAGGCCTATGACGCTGCCTATGCCGATCTGCGCCAGCGCGTGCAGGGCACGGCTATGGACGCAGCCGTGGGCGACATGCAGGCTCTACGCCAGGCACAGTCCGCAGCACAGGACAAAATCGCGCAGCTGGCGGGTGAGGACTACGACGCAGCAGCAGCAGCCCTGAAGAACGAGGAAACCCCAGCCTGGCGCACGCTGCGCGAAGCCGTGTTGCAGGAACTCAAGGCGGCCCGCGATGCGGCCGAGGCTTCGCACCAGGAAACTCGCAGCAGAGCCCAGCGTATGCAGCTGTGGTCTGGCGTACTGGCCTTGCTGGCCGTGGTGGTGGCGGTGGCCCTGCTTTTGGTGATGGTGCGCACCGTGCGCCGTGAGCTGGGCGGCGACCCGGCCGAAGCCCGCCAGGCCCTGCGCCGTGTGGCGGATGGAGACCTCAGTAACACAGGTACAGGTCACAACCTGGCGGCCCAGGGCCTGATGGCTGACCTGCAAACCATGCGCAGCTCGCTGCGCGAGCTGGTGCAGCGCGTCCAAGGCGCATCGGTGGAGATGCACCATGCCTCCAGCGAGATTGCGCAGGGCAATGCCGACCTGTCCGCCCGCACTGAAAGCCAGGCCAGCGCGCTAGAAGAAACAGCGGCCAGCATGGAGCAGCTCAATGCCACCGTGCGTCAGAACGCTGACAGTGCCCAGACGGCCAACCAGCTGGCACAAAACGCATCGCAGGTGGCCCAGCAGGGCGGCGACGTGGTGGCTCGTGTCGTGGAGACCATGCAGGACATCAACGCCAGCAGCTCGCGCATTGCCGACATCATTGGCGTGATTGATGCCATTGCCTTCCAGACCAATATTTTGGCGCTGAACGCTGCGGTGGAAGCCGCCCGTGCCGGTGAGCAAGGCCGTGGCTTTGCCGTGGTGGCGACTGAGGTGCGGGCGCTGGCTAAGCGTAGTGCGGATGCGGCCAAGGAAATCAAGCAGCTCATCACCGCCAGCGTGGAGCGCGTGGAAGACGGTAGTGCGCTGGCCGACCAGGCCGGCAGCACCATGGGCGAGATCGTTCAGGCCATTCGCCGCGTCACAGACATCATGGGTGAGATCAGCGCAGCAAGTAACGAGCAGAGCGCGGGCGTGGCCCAGGTGGGTGAAGCCGTCACGCAGATGGATCAGGCCACCCAGCAAAACGCTGCGCTGGTGGAAGAAAGCGCAGCGGCTGCCGAGGGTCTGCGCCAGCAGGCCGAGGGCTTGCTGCACGCGGTATCGCGCTTTCAGCTGGAGCGGGGGGCGGTGGCGCTGCGTTAA
- the metW gene encoding methionine biosynthesis protein MetW, producing the protein MTELTTMKAIAELVPKGARVLDLGCGDGALLEHLVRERGCTGYGVELDDANVLACTRRGVNVLQLNLEDGLAIFGDNSFDVVLQIDTLQHLRNAETMLRETARIGKQGVVAFPNFAHWQNRLSVLRGRMPVTRRLPYQWYDTPNIRVGTYKDFEVLATKNRLRIRDSFGLQNGQVVRSLPNLLATTAVFHIEHG; encoded by the coding sequence ATGACCGAGCTGACCACCATGAAAGCCATTGCCGAGCTGGTGCCCAAGGGTGCACGCGTGCTGGACCTGGGTTGTGGCGATGGTGCTCTGCTGGAGCATCTGGTGCGCGAGCGTGGCTGTACGGGCTACGGTGTGGAGCTGGACGATGCCAATGTGCTGGCCTGTACCCGCCGCGGCGTGAACGTGCTGCAGCTCAATCTGGAAGACGGCCTGGCCATTTTTGGCGACAACAGCTTTGATGTGGTGCTGCAGATCGACACGCTGCAGCACTTGCGTAACGCCGAGACCATGCTGCGCGAGACCGCCCGCATCGGCAAGCAAGGTGTGGTGGCCTTCCCCAACTTTGCGCACTGGCAAAACCGCCTGTCCGTGCTGCGCGGGCGCATGCCGGTGACGCGTCGCCTGCCTTACCAGTGGTACGACACGCCCAATATCCGCGTGGGCACGTACAAAGACTTTGAGGTGCTGGCCACCAAGAACCGCCTGCGTATCCGTGACTCTTTTGGCCTGCAGAACGGGCAAGTCGTGCGCAGCTTGCCCAATCTGCTGGCGACGACGGCGGTGTTTCACATCGAGCACGGCTGA
- a CDS encoding homoserine O-acetyltransferase, with protein sequence MSFIATPQSMHFDEALPLQSGGFIANYDLAFETYGQLNADKSNAIVVCHALNASHHVAGSYEGQPKSEGWWDNMIGPGKAVDTNQFFVIGINNLGSCFGSTGPMHINPATDKPYGADFPVVTVEDWVDAQARLLDRLGIYKLAAVLGGSLGGMQALSWSLRYPERMGHAVVVASAPNLNAENIAFNEVARRAIVTDPDFNGGHFYEHGVVPARGLRIARMIGHITYLSDDVMNQKFGRQLRDGLQLKYSTQDVEFQIESYLRYQGEKFSGYFDANTYLLITRALDYFDPARSHGGELTPALAVAQAKFLLVSFTTDWRFAPARSREIVKSLLENNRDVSYAEIDAPHGHDAFLLDDPRYMSVMRSYFEGIAQELKTANRTGDAV encoded by the coding sequence ATGTCCTTCATCGCCACACCGCAATCCATGCACTTTGACGAGGCGCTGCCCTTGCAAAGTGGTGGCTTCATTGCCAATTACGACCTCGCTTTCGAGACCTATGGCCAGCTCAACGCCGACAAGAGCAACGCCATCGTGGTCTGTCATGCGCTCAATGCCTCCCACCATGTAGCAGGCAGCTACGAAGGCCAGCCCAAGAGCGAGGGCTGGTGGGACAACATGATCGGCCCGGGTAAGGCGGTTGATACCAATCAATTCTTTGTCATTGGCATCAACAACCTGGGCTCCTGCTTTGGCTCAACCGGGCCCATGCACATCAATCCGGCCACGGACAAACCGTATGGTGCGGACTTCCCTGTGGTCACGGTAGAAGACTGGGTGGATGCGCAGGCACGTCTGCTTGACCGTCTGGGCATTTACAAGCTGGCCGCTGTGCTGGGCGGCAGCCTGGGCGGCATGCAGGCGCTTTCATGGTCGCTGCGCTACCCCGAGCGCATGGGGCATGCCGTGGTGGTGGCCAGCGCGCCCAATCTGAACGCCGAGAACATTGCCTTTAACGAAGTGGCACGCCGCGCCATCGTGACGGACCCGGACTTCAACGGAGGCCATTTCTACGAGCACGGCGTGGTGCCCGCGCGCGGCCTGCGCATTGCGCGAATGATTGGCCACATCACCTACCTGAGCGATGACGTGATGAACCAGAAGTTCGGTCGCCAGCTGCGAGATGGCCTTCAGCTGAAGTACAGCACGCAGGATGTGGAGTTTCAGATCGAGAGCTATCTGCGCTATCAGGGTGAGAAGTTCAGCGGCTACTTTGATGCCAACACCTATTTGCTCATCACCCGCGCGCTGGATTACTTTGACCCGGCTCGCAGCCATGGCGGTGAGCTGACGCCGGCGCTGGCTGTGGCCCAAGCCAAGTTCTTGCTGGTGAGCTTTACGACGGACTGGCGCTTTGCCCCGGCGCGCAGCCGTGAGATCGTCAAATCGCTGCTGGAGAACAACCGCGATGTGAGCTACGCCGAGATCGACGCGCCCCATGGACATGATGCGTTTTTGCTCGATGACCCGCGCTACATGAGCGTGATGCGCTCCTATTTTGAGGGCATCGCCCAGGAACTGAAAACCGCCAACCGCACAGGAGACGCTGTATGA
- a CDS encoding TMEM165/GDT1 family protein, which translates to MEAFLVSTSIVALAEMGDKTQLLSLVLAAKFRKPLPIVAGIFVATVVNHALAGAVGNWITTVLGPDMLRWILGVSFILMAGWMLIPDKLDDDDTGNDAGRWGVFGTTLLLFFIAEMGDKTQLATVGLAAKYPLSYYWVVLGTTLGMMLANAPVVWFGDKITKKLPIKTIHRVCAVIFLVLGVAALLTKV; encoded by the coding sequence ATGGAAGCTTTTCTCGTATCTACCTCCATCGTCGCTCTGGCCGAGATGGGGGATAAGACCCAACTCCTGTCATTGGTGCTGGCGGCCAAGTTCCGCAAGCCCTTGCCAATTGTTGCGGGCATTTTTGTGGCGACTGTTGTCAATCATGCGCTGGCAGGCGCGGTCGGCAACTGGATCACCACGGTGCTCGGCCCCGATATGCTGCGCTGGATTCTGGGCGTTTCCTTCATTCTGATGGCGGGCTGGATGCTGATCCCCGACAAGCTCGACGATGACGACACTGGCAACGATGCGGGCCGCTGGGGCGTGTTTGGCACCACGCTGCTGCTGTTTTTTATCGCCGAGATGGGGGACAAAACGCAGCTGGCCACAGTGGGTCTGGCTGCCAAGTACCCACTGTCTTATTACTGGGTGGTGCTTGGCACCACGCTGGGCATGATGCTGGCGAATGCGCCGGTGGTGTGGTTTGGCGACAAGATCACCAAGAAGCTGCCCATCAAGACCATTCACCGGGTGTGTGCCGTGATCTTCCTGGTGCTGGGTGTTGCTGCACTCCTGACCAAAGTGTGA
- a CDS encoding RNA-binding protein, protein MGNKLYVGNLPYSFRDQDLEQAFSEFGAVNSAKVMMERDTGRSKGFGFVEMSSDAEAQAAIQGLHGQNHGGRDLVVNEARPMEPRPPRSGGFGGGFGGGREGGGGFGGGRGDGGGYGRRNSY, encoded by the coding sequence ATGGGCAACAAGCTTTACGTCGGCAATCTGCCTTATTCTTTCCGCGACCAAGATCTGGAGCAAGCCTTCAGCGAATTCGGTGCTGTGAACAGCGCCAAGGTCATGATGGAGCGCGACACTGGCCGTTCCAAGGGTTTCGGCTTTGTCGAAATGAGCAGCGATGCTGAAGCACAAGCTGCTATCCAAGGCCTGCACGGTCAAAACCACGGTGGCCGTGACCTCGTTGTGAACGAAGCACGTCCCATGGAGCCACGTCCTCCCCGTTCCGGCGGCTTCGGCGGCGGCTTCGGTGGCGGCCGTGAAGGCGGTGGCGGCTTCGGCGGTGGCCGTGGCGATGGCGGCGGTTACGGCCGTCGCAATAGCTATTAA